In one Methanocorpusculum vombati genomic region, the following are encoded:
- a CDS encoding winged helix-turn-helix transcriptional regulator → MKNRERYKDLGIIILLLFGVFAFGALLFFADGGQIAGINDDPNNLGPIYYQDIGGYVFEPVEEPITPRYDDTEVIQTELWQMPLKDALLFIGIAPFTYIPPSFSQFLSFLYLASGLAFLILYAKISEKNRDPNSTREQIYRWICTHPGKSQQQIANSMKISRGSLKYHLNKLLKQKEIHQITSGTYPHYFPGGRAISTEMEILLTFVARDKDHQIIQTLIEHPGITRTQLTVTLQLSPTTLSWRLKRFAKQNLIIIQNQGKERIYKLTPETTENYQKLRTWFEPDPNGSIP, encoded by the coding sequence ATGAAAAATCGGGAACGATACAAAGACCTTGGCATCATCATCCTTTTGCTGTTTGGAGTTTTTGCTTTCGGTGCCCTTCTGTTTTTTGCAGACGGAGGGCAGATCGCAGGAATCAATGATGACCCGAACAATCTGGGACCCATCTACTACCAGGACATTGGCGGATATGTCTTTGAACCCGTCGAAGAACCGATAACTCCCCGCTACGACGACACCGAAGTTATTCAGACCGAACTCTGGCAGATGCCACTTAAAGATGCTCTCCTCTTTATCGGGATCGCTCCTTTCACCTACATCCCCCCTTCCTTCTCCCAGTTCCTTTCCTTCCTCTATCTCGCCTCCGGCCTCGCCTTTCTCATTCTCTACGCAAAAATCTCCGAAAAAAACCGCGACCCCAACTCCACCCGCGAACAAATATATCGCTGGATATGCACTCATCCCGGAAAATCCCAGCAACAGATCGCAAACTCTATGAAAATCTCACGCGGCAGTCTCAAGTATCATCTAAACAAACTGCTGAAACAAAAAGAGATTCACCAAATAACCTCCGGAACGTATCCTCATTACTTCCCCGGAGGCCGAGCTATCTCAACGGAAATGGAGATACTGCTTACCTTCGTTGCACGGGACAAAGATCACCAGATAATTCAGACCCTCATCGAACATCCGGGAATCACCAGAACCCAACTTACCGTAACCCTGCAGCTCTCTCCCACCACCCTATCATGGAGACTGAAACGATTTGCAAAACAGAATCTTATCATCATACAAAACCAGGGCAAAGAACGTATATACAAACTGACGCCTGAAACAACCGAAAATTATCAGAAACTTCGCACATGGTTTGAACCCGACCCAAATGGTTCGATACCCTGA